A part of Rattus rattus isolate New Zealand chromosome 4, Rrattus_CSIRO_v1, whole genome shotgun sequence genomic DNA contains:
- the Nfkbie gene encoding NF-kappa-B inhibitor epsilon: protein MSDARKGPDEADDSQCDSGIESLRSLRSLPDPAAAPVSGSSHSGCPQPWSHAPKTDKEPEGKEDADGERADSTYASSSLTESLPLLERPEAKDPNPHTPSSPVPPAGVLSPQQLEALTYISEDGDTLLHLAVIHEAPSVLFCCLAFLPQEVLDIQNNLYQTALHLAVHLDQPDVVRALVLKGASRILQDQHGDTALHVACQRQNLACACCLLEEQPEPGRQPSHPLDLQLKNWQGLACLHIATLQRNQPLIELLLQNGADIDAQEGTSGKTALHLAVETQERSLVQFLLQAGARVDARMLNGCTPLHLAAGRGLNSISSTLCEAGADSLLLNVEDETPQDLAEDLLSYLPFDDLKISGKPLLCTD from the exons ATGTCGGATGCGCGGAAGGGGCCGGACGAGGCGGACGACAGCCAGTGCGATTCCGGCATAGAGTCGCTGCGCTCTCTGCGCTCCCTGCCCGACCCTGCTGCGGCCCCAGTCTCTGGATCATCGCACAGCGGCTGCCCACAGCCTTGGAGCCATGCTCCGAAGACGGACAAGGAaccagaggggaaggaagatgcGGATGGAGAGCGAGCGGACTCCACCtatgcctcctcctctctcacagaGTCTTTGCCCTTGCTGGAGAGACCCGAGGCCAAGGATCCAAACCCTCACACCCCAAGCTCGCCAGTGCCCCCCGCGGGGGTGCTGAGCCCTCAGCAACTCGAGGCGCTCACGTACATCTCTGAAGATGGAGACAC GCTGCTCCACCTGGCAGTAATCCACGAAGCCCCATCGGTACTATTCTGTTGCTTGGCTTTCCTGCCCCAGGAAGTCCTGGATATTCAGAACAACCTTTACCAG ACAGCGCTGCATCTGGCCGTTCATCTGGATCAGCCAGATGTGGTCCGGGCCCTGGTGCTGAAGGGAGCCAGCCGAATACTGCAGGACCAACACGGTGACACAGCCCTGCATGTAGCCTGTCAGCGCCAGAATCTGGCCTGTGCGTGCTGCCtgctggaggagcagccagagcCGGGCAGACAGCCATCTCATCCCCTGGACCTCCAACTGAAGAACTGGCAAG gTCTGGCCTGTCTCCACATCGCCACATTGCAGAGGAACCAACCACTCATAGAACTGCTGCTTCAGAATGGAGCCGACATCGATGCACAG gagggcaccagtggaaagacTGCCCTGCACCTGGCTGTGGAAACCCAGGAGCGCAGCCTGGTGCAGTTCTTGCTCCAGGCTGGTGCCCGCGTAGATGCCCGCATGCTGAACGGGTGTACACCTTTGCACCTGGCAGCTGGCCGGGGCCTCAACAGCATCTCGTCCACTCTGTGTGAGGCCGGTGCCGACTCGCTGCTGCTGAACGTGGAAGATGAGACACCCCAGGACCTGGCCGAGGAT ctcctttcTTACTTGCCCTTCGATGACCTGAAAATCTCCGGGAAGCCACTGCTATGTACTGACTGA